AAGAGGTTTTTTTACTTCTAACAGAGACGGCGGACAAGGTTATGATGACATTTATAAATTCTTAGAAACTAAAAGACTTCTTTGTGAACAAGAATTATATGGAGAAATTACTGATCTTGAAACCTCAGCTTTATTGCCTGATGCAAAAGTAAGTTTGTTCGACAGCAGATTTAATCTGGTTAGTGTAACCAATTCTGATGAAAAAGGAAATTATTCTTTTAACGTTGAATGCGGAAAAACATATAATGTAAGAGCTGAAAAAATAGAATATACTACCAAAGAACAAAAAGTTACTGTTGACGACAAAAGAGGGAAAACACATTTACCTATTGCCCTAGAAAAATCAACTTGTAAAGTAGCTATTGGCGATGATTTAGGAAAATGTTTTGGTATTAAAATGATTTATTTTGATCTAGACAAATACGACATCCGTAGAGAAGCCGCTTTTGATTTAGAAAAAATATTAGATGTTCTTAGTCAAAATCCAACTATGAAACTTGATATCAGATCACATACTGATAGCAGACAAACATTTAAATACAACGAAATTTTATCCGAAAAAAGAGCTAAATCAACGATCAATTGGTTAATTAAAAATGGTGTTGACCCTAGTAGATTAACAGGAAGAGGATATGGCGAAACACAGTTAGTAAATCAATGTGCGGATGGTGTGAAATGTTCTGAAGAAGAACACCAACTTAACAGACGTAGTGAATTTATAATTACAGGTTTGTAAGATTCACTTATATATAAAAACTAAAGCAGCTAATGATATAAAACCCATTAGCTGCTTTTTTTATAATGTAGAATTAGGAGCAATAGCCGTTTATAGTATTACAAATTAAACTAAATAAATAATCTGTGATAAAACCGTATTATAAAAATTTTTTTAAACTGGATCCGAAAACAACCGCTAATATTGTTTTTTTAAAGTGTTTAGAAAGGTTTAAAGCATCTTTTTATTAAAGTTTTATAAATACACATACTTATAATTTAGACCAAAAAAAAGGCTCAATTATCAATAACAATTGAATCCGTTTTACATTTTCAAACTAACCGAAAATACAATCCTTCCAATAAAAAAAGGCTATCTTTTCAGATAGCCTTTTGAATATTTAAACCAAACTTATTTACATTTTTATGAAGATGTTGGTATAGTATTTTTTTCCAGTAGTTGGGTTCTCTCTTACTGCTATTCCAAAATGTGTAAAATCACCTTCGATATTTTCTTTATGTCCTGGACTATTTAACCATGCATTTAATGCTGCTTGTGGAGTTGCAAAATTATAAGCTATATTTTCTGCTACTGTTTTTGCTCCTACTTTTTTCATGATGTCTTCTGATCTTGCTACAAAATCATCGTGGCTTACTACATTATTAGTAATCATATAAGTATCATGAGCTTCACATTTATAAGATACGTAATCATTTTTTTCTAATGCATTTAATCCAATACTTACTCTATAAGTATTTATCAATTGCATAGTTTCTAATTCAGTAGCACTGTATGAATATTTAACTAATGAAGAAGATGAAGTTGTTGAACTTACGTCTGTTGAATCTGCTGAATCTGGTGAACAAGAATTAACGGAGTACATAATTGCTATTAGCATTAACGAACGGATAATTATTGATTTCATGACTAGGTAATTTAAATGTTGGTATTCAGTGTTAATTTTTGTTCCTTTATTATGGTACAAATCTACATCAAATATCGTTAAAGTACACAATAAAATCGATGAACTACATCTTTTTTATATTTACATGCGATATTTCCTAACTTTTTAATCAATTTTAAATCCGCTATTTAGCAAAAATTAAATCTTTAGTTTTTAATCTATTACCTAATTCTTTAATCCCTAAATAAAACTTTACATCATCTAGTTATTGCTAAAACTAATTTTTACATAAATCACTAGCATTCAATCCTTCCAATAAAAAAAGGCTATCTTTTCAGATAGCCTTTTGAATATTTAAACCAAACTTATTTACATTTTTATGAAGATGTTGGTATAGTATTTTTTTCCAGTAGTTGGGTTCTCTCTTACTGCTATTCCAAAGTGTGTAAAATCACCTTCGATATTTTCTTTATGTCCTGGACTATTTAACCATGCATTTAATGCTGCTTGTGGAGTTGCAAAATTATAAGCTATATTTTCTGCTACTGTTTTTGCTCCTACTTTTTTCATGATGTCTTCTGATCTTGCTACAAAATCATCGTGGCTTACTACATTATTAGTAATCATATAAGTATCATGAGCTTCACATTTATAAGATACGTAATCATTTTTTTCTAATGCATTTAATCCAATACTTACTCTATAAGTATTTATCAATTGCATAGTTTCTAATTCAGTAGCACTATATGAATATTTAACTAATGAAGAAGATGAAGTTGTTGAACTTACGTCTGTTGAATCTGCTGAATCTGGTGAACAAGAATTAACGGAGTACATAATTGCTATTAGCATTAACGAACGGATAATTATTGATTTCATGACTAGGTAATTTAAATGTTGGTATTCAGTGTTAATTTTTGTTCCTTTATTATGGTACAAATCTACATCAAATATCGTTAAAATACACAATAAAATCGACAAACTACATCTTTTTTGTATTTACATAAGATATTTCCTAACTTTTTAATCAATTTTAAATCCGCTATTTAGCAAAAATTAAATCTTTAGTTTTTAATCTATTACCCAATTCTTTAATCCCTAAATAAAGTTTATGTAATCGAAGTAGAATTGAAAATCATAAACCACTATTACTTTAATGATGTTACACATTAAGCATCTGGTTATTAAATGAATAAAAAAAAATATGATTACACTTTAATAAATTATGGTGCAAAAAAAACCATTATTACTTTTGAAGTAATAATGGTTCATAATTGTTA
Above is a window of Flavobacterium sp. 123 DNA encoding:
- a CDS encoding OmpA family protein, with translation RGFFTSNRDGGQGYDDIYKFLETKRLLCEQELYGEITDLETSALLPDAKVSLFDSRFNLVSVTNSDEKGNYSFNVECGKTYNVRAEKIEYTTKEQKVTVDDKRGKTHLPIALEKSTCKVAIGDDLGKCFGIKMIYFDLDKYDIRREAAFDLEKILDVLSQNPTMKLDIRSHTDSRQTFKYNEILSEKRAKSTINWLIKNGVDPSRLTGRGYGETQLVNQCADGVKCSEEEHQLNRRSEFIITGL
- a CDS encoding CAP domain-containing protein, whose amino-acid sequence is MKSIIIRSLMLIAIMYSVNSCSPDSADSTDVSSTTSSSSLVKYSYSATELETMQLINTYRVSIGLNALEKNDYVSYKCEAHDTYMITNNVVSHDDFVARSEDIMKKVGAKTVAENIAYNFATPQAALNAWLNSPGHKENIEGDFTHFGIAVRENPTTGKKYYTNIFIKM
- a CDS encoding CAP domain-containing protein, whose amino-acid sequence is MKSIIIRSLMLIAIMYSVNSCSPDSADSTDVSSTTSSSSLVKYSYSATELETMQLINTYRVSIGLNALEKNDYVSYKCEAHDTYMITNNVVSHDDFVARSEDIMKKVGAKTVAENIAYNFATPQAALNAWLNSPGHKENIEGDFTHFGIAVRENPTTGKKYYTNIFIKM